The Denticeps clupeoides chromosome 5, fDenClu1.1, whole genome shotgun sequence genome includes a region encoding these proteins:
- the LOC114790005 gene encoding ribose-phosphate pyrophosphokinase 2 isoform X2, translating into MELLIMINACKIASSSRVTAVIPCFPYARQDKKDKSRAPISAKLVANMLSVAGADHIITMDLHASQIQGFFDIAVDNLYAEPAVLQWIRENIPEWKNCIIVSPDAGGAKRVTSIADRLNVEFALIHKERKKANEVDRMVLVGDVKDRVAILVDDMADTCGTICHAADKLISAGAIKVYAILTHGIFSGPAISRINSAPFEAVVVTNTIPQEEKMKQCPKIQVIDISMILAEAIRRTHNGESVSYLFSHVPL; encoded by the exons ATGGAGCTCTTAATAATGATAAACGCCTGCAAGATCGCGTCATCGTCCCGCGTAACCGCCGTCATCCCGTGCTTCCCGTACGCCAGACAGGACAAGAAGGACAAG AGTCGCGCCCCCATCTCTGCGAAGCTGGTGGCCAACATGCTGTCCGTGGCCGGAGCCGACCACATCATTACCATGGACCTGCACGCGTCGCAGATACAG GGCTTCTTTGACATCGCTGTCGACAACCTGTATGCTGAGCCGGCGGTCCTACAGTGGATCCGAGAGAACATTCCAGAGTGGAAGAACTGCATCATCGTTTCGCCGGATGCAGGGGGAGCCAAACG GGTGACCTCCATCGCCGACCGCCTCAACGTAGAGTTCGCGCTCATCCATAAAGAGCGGAAAAAAGCCAACGAGGTCGACCGCATGGTCCTGGTGGGAGACGTCAAGGACCGCGTGGCCATTCTGGTGGATGACATGGCCGACACGTGCGGCACAATCTGCCACGCCGCTGACAA GTTGATCTCAGCAGGAGCGATTAAGGTCTACGCCATCCTCACCCACGGCATCTTCTCTGGCCCTGCCATCTCGCGCATCAACAGCGCCCCATTTGAGGCTGTGGTCGTCACCAACACCATCCCACAAGAGGAGAAGATGAAGCAGTGTCCCAAGATCCAG GTCATCGACATCTCCATGATCCTGGCCGAGGCCATCCGCCGGACCCACAACGGGGAGTCTGTGTCCTACCTCTTCAGTCACGTGCCCTTGTAA
- the LOC114790005 gene encoding ribose-phosphate pyrophosphokinase 2 isoform X1 gives MPNIVLFSGSSHHDLSQRVADRLGLELGKVITKKFSNQETCVEIGESVRGEDVYIIQSGCGEINDNLMELLIMINACKIASSSRVTAVIPCFPYARQDKKDKSRAPISAKLVANMLSVAGADHIITMDLHASQIQGFFDIAVDNLYAEPAVLQWIRENIPEWKNCIIVSPDAGGAKRVTSIADRLNVEFALIHKERKKANEVDRMVLVGDVKDRVAILVDDMADTCGTICHAADKLISAGAIKVYAILTHGIFSGPAISRINSAPFEAVVVTNTIPQEEKMKQCPKIQVIDISMILAEAIRRTHNGESVSYLFSHVPL, from the exons ATGCCGAACATCGTGCTGTTCAGCGGCAGCTCGCACCACGACCTGTCCCAGCGGGTGGCGGACAGGCTGGGTCTGGAGCTGGGCAAGGTCATCACCAAGAAATTCAGCAACCAGGAAACGTG CGTGGAGATCGGGGAGAGCGTCCGTGGCGAGGACGTCTACATCATACAGAGCGGCTGTGGCGAGATAAATGATAATCTAATGGAGCTCTTAATAATGATAAACGCCTGCAAGATCGCGTCATCGTCCCGCGTAACCGCCGTCATCCCGTGCTTCCCGTACGCCAGACAGGACAAGAAGGACAAG AGTCGCGCCCCCATCTCTGCGAAGCTGGTGGCCAACATGCTGTCCGTGGCCGGAGCCGACCACATCATTACCATGGACCTGCACGCGTCGCAGATACAG GGCTTCTTTGACATCGCTGTCGACAACCTGTATGCTGAGCCGGCGGTCCTACAGTGGATCCGAGAGAACATTCCAGAGTGGAAGAACTGCATCATCGTTTCGCCGGATGCAGGGGGAGCCAAACG GGTGACCTCCATCGCCGACCGCCTCAACGTAGAGTTCGCGCTCATCCATAAAGAGCGGAAAAAAGCCAACGAGGTCGACCGCATGGTCCTGGTGGGAGACGTCAAGGACCGCGTGGCCATTCTGGTGGATGACATGGCCGACACGTGCGGCACAATCTGCCACGCCGCTGACAA GTTGATCTCAGCAGGAGCGATTAAGGTCTACGCCATCCTCACCCACGGCATCTTCTCTGGCCCTGCCATCTCGCGCATCAACAGCGCCCCATTTGAGGCTGTGGTCGTCACCAACACCATCCCACAAGAGGAGAAGATGAAGCAGTGTCCCAAGATCCAG GTCATCGACATCTCCATGATCCTGGCCGAGGCCATCCGCCGGACCCACAACGGGGAGTCTGTGTCCTACCTCTTCAGTCACGTGCCCTTGTAA
- the gemin8 gene encoding gem-associated protein 8: protein MASGSHPDTWYCSPVYARYWQHYQQAMSWLHRHRQAYSKALEAAWGPVAWPRGSSDWHVGAAGNSGSEEEEEETSDGSSSGVECDVTRMDITDELREYFAQTERHREELKRQQQEDAERHGTYVLADQDPRSAPRFSAAPPMERPGERRSAEMKKLYGKDAPRIQAMEAAMQLTFDRNCDRKQPKYWPVIPLRL from the exons ATG gcCAGCGGGTCGCACCCCGATACCTGGTACTGTAGCCCCGTTTACGCCCGCTACTGGCAGCATTACCAGCAGGCCATGAGCTGGCTCCACAGGCACCGACAGGCGTACAGCAAGGCCCTGGAGGCCGCCTGGGGCCCCGTGGCGTGGCCCCGTGGCTCCTCCGACTGGCACGTGGGTGCTGCGGGGAATTCGGGGtccgaggaggaggaagaggagacatcgGACGGGTCCAGCAGCGGGGTGGAGTGTGACGTCACTCGCATGGACATTACCGACGAGCTGCGAGAGTACTTCGCTCAGACCGAGAGACACCGGGAGGAGCTCA agcggcagcagcaggaggatgCGGAGCGCCATGGCACGTATGTGTTGGCCGACCAAGACCCTCGCAGCGCTCCGAGGTTCTCAGCGGCGCCTCCTATGGAGCGTCCCGGGGAGAGGAGGAGTGCCGAGATGAAGAAGCTGTACGGGAAAGACGCGCCGCGCATCCAGGCCATGGAGGCCGCCATGCAGCTGACCTTTGACCGGAACTGCGACCGCAAGCAGCCCAAGTACTGGCCTGTGATCCCGCTCCGACTCTGA